The genomic stretch TATATAATGCCCTTTAACAATTGTCTACATCACCCACTCACAAATCATTTTAAGTCACATAATCACCAAACAATAGAAACAATTGGTCTTTTTACCACATTTGATTACATAGTATATCGTTTTACAATAAGTTAGTGTAAGACCGCTTAAGCTAAAATACATTATATCAAGCTGTGTTTGAGACATGGCAGGAGGAGGTTTTACTAATGCGGCACCGAGTGGTCGGAAATATGAAGGCGGAGTCACCTTCTTTGTTATATTCACGTGTTTGGTTGGTGCCACCGGTGGCCTCATCTTTGGATATGACATTGGAATTTCAGGTTTATCTTTTGCTCATTTCTTGTTACGGCTATTGTTTTACCTAGGCCTCAAATATATAAATTTGTATGCACATTATTAAATGATTGTGTTCTACAAATGTCATTAGACTTTGTAATATTAACCATATTATCAAATCATGTATAGAGTCGGACTATGAGATTGAGTGTAGAAATCAATCAATCATAAAATGATTTTACCTATAATTTCTTGTTGTTCGAATTTTTACCATACTAATATTTAATATATATCGTAGGAGGAGTGACATCGATGGACATATTCCTGAGAAGATTTTTCCCATCAGTGTATCGAAAAGAGACCGCAGAATCAAGTCATGAAAGTGCATACTGCAAATTTGATAGTCATCTCCTACAACTATTCACATCATCCCTTTACCTTGCGGCCTTAGTGGCTTCATTCTTTGCTTCGGCCATTACTAAAACATTTGGTCGAAAGATGTCAATGTTCATTGGTGGACTTACCTTTCTTATTGGATCACTGCTCAATGGATTTGCGCAAAATGTACTTATGCTCATTATTGGTCGCGTCTTCCTTGGTATTGGAGTCGGGTTTTGTAATCAGGTACAAAATTATACTCCCACTGTTTTAATTCTTTGTACGAGATACGATTATTATGTTAACTACTTGTCTACTACCTATTAACACTTAATTTGTCGAATGTGCGTAGTCTGTACCAGTGTACCTCTCTGAAATGGCACCAGCAAATCTCAGGGGAGCTCTAAACATGTGTTTTCAAATGGCAACAACAATTGGTATTCTTGCAGCAAACTTAATCAATTACGGAACATCGGGCATCAAGGGTCATCTTGGATGGAGACTATCCTTAGGACTTGCAGCCGTGCCAGCCCTAATGGTAACCGTAGGAGGCCTAGTCCTTCCTGACTCGCCAAACTCCTTGATCGACCGAGGCAAGAGACAAGAAGCGAGAAGAATGTTGCAGAAGATCAGAGGCGTTGAGAACGTCGATGAAGAGTTTCAAGACCTAGTTGAGGCTAGTGACGAATCTAAGAAAGTTGATAACTCTTGGAAGAACATCATGTTGCCTAAGAACCGACCTCAACTTATCATGGCAATCCTTATTCCTTCATTCCAACAATTGACTGGCATCAATGTTATTATGTTTTACGCACCGGTTCTTTTCAAGACTCTGGGATTTGGTAATGATGCTGCGCTCATGTCGTCTGTGATCACTGGAGGTGTTAATGTTCTTGCCACCCTAGTTTCCATTTTCTCTGTTGATAAGGTTGGAAGAAGGGCATTGTTCCTTCAAGGTGGTGTCCAGATGTTTATTTGCCAGGTAAGATTTATTTACGTCTATAACGAAATATTCCAACTACAAATCGGTAAATATGTGTACTAACTTTTGTTTATTTATCTTCTTGTTCTACAGATTTTGACAGCAATTTTCATTGGCAAAACATATGGAACAACGGGACATGGAGCATTTTCAAAGGGCAATGCCGATTTGGTAGTATTCTTAATATGTGCCTATGTTGCAGCGTTTGCATGGTCATGGGGTCCCTTGGGTTGGTTAGTGCCTAGTGAAATCTTTCCTCTTGAGACTCGATCAGCCGGACAAGCCATTACCGTGATATTTAACATGATATTTACATTCATCATCGCTCAATGTTTTCTCACAATGCTATGTTACATGAAGTTTGGATTATTCCTCTTCTTTAGTGGATTTGTCGTTATAATGACAATCTTCATCtacttcttcttgcccgagactAAAAACGTTCCAATTGAAGAAATGTACGGCGTATGGAAGGCCCATTGGTTCTGGGGTAAGTACATCCCTGACGAAGTCTTGGGCAGCTATGCGAAGAACATCCAATTAGAGAAACAATGATAACAAAGTTTTAGCAAGATTGGTTCTTTGTGTGCCGCGGTTTTGTGGGAATTTTAGTGTGTTCGGCATAGAGCTGATTAATGGAGAAAAATTCAAGGCCTTCATACTCTAGAGCTTCAAGAGAAGAGTTTCACATTAGAGTTTGAGTGCAAAATAATTGGTCTCTTTCTTATGTTCTTCTTTGTAGTCCTCTATGTTGGACAATAATGAATGACAATGAATCCATATTTGTTCGAAGTGTACCCCATTCTCATTTTTGAATAATAGTAAAATTGTTCAAGTTTTGTTTAATGCTtaattttgtttttggattttactATGTAGTTACTAATACATAATTGAACATCATtaattttttgagatttttatgttaagaaatgaattaattaaattgatttgatttaaAGGCCCTTAAATAATAAATTGGTTTGATTAAAATTGTGAAAATCCAAATGAAGTATTACTTGAAAGTTTTTAGTTGTCAATGTTTGTAATTTTTATGTAAGGTTTTATAGAGTATAATAATAATGCATACATAAATATTAACTGTGATTTTTAAAAAGGTAAGTTGATCTAGTTTAGTCTGGAACAAATGGTTCATCCCTAAGCACAGCATGCTAGCATCATCACAACAGTTTAAACATGAATGAAAAATTGcctcagtatttatgggaatgaCATAGAGAATACTGGGCATATGTTCTT from Silene latifolia isolate original U9 population chromosome 2, ASM4854445v1, whole genome shotgun sequence encodes the following:
- the LOC141642263 gene encoding sugar transport protein 10-like; this translates as MAGGGFTNAAPSGRKYEGGVTFFVIFTCLVGATGGLIFGYDIGISGGVTSMDIFLRRFFPSVYRKETAESSHESAYCKFDSHLLQLFTSSLYLAALVASFFASAITKTFGRKMSMFIGGLTFLIGSLLNGFAQNVLMLIIGRVFLGIGVGFCNQSVPVYLSEMAPANLRGALNMCFQMATTIGILAANLINYGTSGIKGHLGWRLSLGLAAVPALMVTVGGLVLPDSPNSLIDRGKRQEARRMLQKIRGVENVDEEFQDLVEASDESKKVDNSWKNIMLPKNRPQLIMAILIPSFQQLTGINVIMFYAPVLFKTLGFGNDAALMSSVITGGVNVLATLVSIFSVDKVGRRALFLQGGVQMFICQILTAIFIGKTYGTTGHGAFSKGNADLVVFLICAYVAAFAWSWGPLGWLVPSEIFPLETRSAGQAITVIFNMIFTFIIAQCFLTMLCYMKFGLFLFFSGFVVIMTIFIYFFLPETKNVPIEEMYGVWKAHWFWGKYIPDEVLGSYAKNIQLEKQ